The genomic interval ACTGCTTTACTCCAGGGCAAATCAGCCATTGctgaacaaataaaaaattttacctcATTAtctattatctttttttgaaagtaattttaaatagagtagtgaaataaatattaggaattaaattaataagaaGAGTACAATAAATATTACTTTgaagaatcaaaattaaaaatttagaattttacttttcaaaaaaaaattaggattTTGAATCTATTGTTGTCGAGGGAATAAGAAGAAGAGATTGAATAAGAGAGAGTAagagagataaaaaattatttatccttttttaaaatttttttaaaaaattaataatatttattttaaaaatcttttaaaattttgaacttattttttaattaggtGGTATGATCTTATGTCTTGAtagtatataaaaattatacacTGTtaatacatcaaatataaatcctaattttaaataagtaaattagtTTAACACAGACTTTAGGAGCCAAGTCCACTTCACACCTCACTGTCGTAATGTCTGCTTTTATGATTTATCTTGAAGCCTCATCTTAGATATCAAATTAGTAAGAAATAAGATCGATTttggatttataaataataactaattataaacaatatgttataaaaactaaggtgataattaataaagttattaagtataatcatataaataaagtctATTATAAGTTCTAGTAAtacttatgtataaattaaatatatataatattttactttattatataaatgaaattaatgacacaacttatatgttataatgtttttatatcaaagtttgtataaataataactaactataaacaatatgttataaaaactaAGATGAGaactaataaagttattaagtgtaatcatataaataaagtttattatatgttatagtaatgcttatgtataacttaaatatatatatatatataatattaatacaattatatatatttataatattttataatacaaAACATTACTAAAGTGTAATAAtgataacatattaatatataggATATTTACTATAATATATTATACTATTAACACATaagttatatcatttaaaatatataacatgtatttcataataatacagatttataaataaataaatatgtagaattaatattaaattgctATGATTAGGATTTGTATACGTAcatataataaactaatatattttaagtatattattaattaagtttactatcaattcttcttaatatatgtaaaaatattatatatgttaatatataaaaaatatataaaaattagtttattttttgggTGGAttggtttaaaaattttaaaaccgaAAACCGACAAAAAAACCAATTGAATCAAACATTTTGAATCAATTAGACCGAatcattttattcaaattgtATTTGGTTTAGATAGATAATTGATCTGGTTTGGTTTTTCTTATATCTACACATACCTATATATGACATgagtaaaatttttgagaaaaactctaaaaaaataaaaaattcgcGGGAGACTCCTCCATCATTTGGGCTTTGGcttctttaaaattaaattttaatttaattttagttaaaaagtaaaatagcCAAATAACCTATAATTGACTGTTCtacaataacaataaaattaatagaatattaatatttacaaATCTAAGGATGTACATTGGCCGAAGTTAAATTTACTTAGAAGTCCTCATTAATTTAGAATTAATCTAGAACCACGAGTACCATAATAAACCTAGGGGTTTATTATTATGACAAGCATCCAATCTTAAAACAAATGGACAAGTGAGGAGGGGTAACTTTTCTTggatataattaaaaaaaaattaacaaatatgaGATAACACCGCTTAATTGGTTCAATTactatttgataaaaatagtGAGGGAACGATCAAATGCAGAAGCTATGCAAGCAAAGCAATTCTTAATTAAAACTCTGAACGACTTAAGATCACAGATGATCAATTTGACagatttcaactttttattgCAATGATCAAGCAGGGCTTATTTGGGTAGCATAAGACACGCCTTACTTACTGATGACCATATGGATAATTAGTTTATGGAGAATCATGGAAATGTGAAGCCGTTCACGGATGGGTAATAGTAATAGGGAAGCTGCGGAGCACCACTGTCTCCAGTGTAATACCAGACCCAAAACCAATTAAAAGCCCCCATTCTAGACCTTCACCTGTTGTGGCTTTTCCTTTCTCCAAGGACTTCTTTCTCATCTCATCCAAGATAAATAACACGCACGCAACACTCATGTTCCCAAATTCGCTTAGCACATGCCGAGTTGCTAggagtttttcctttttcagcCCAAGTTTGATTTCGATCTGGTCGAGAATTGCACTCCCTCCTGGATGAACTATCCAGAAGAACGAGTTCCAATCATTAATGCTAATCGGGCTTAATGCTTCCGACAAGCAGCTCTCAAGGTTATTGGCTATTAGTTTTGGAACATCCTTTGACAATTGAATACTGTACCCTGCTTCACGTACATGTCCTTCGATTGCACCACCTGAGCCAGGGATGATGTTCTGTGCTGTCGAAACGATTTGGAACAATGGTCTTTCGTTTAAGACATCAGGATCAGCACCAACGATCATTGCCGCCGCGCCATCACCCACGATTGCTTGACCTATAAGCGAAGCTATGTCATGTTCATTGGGTCCATGAAATGCACCGATTGAGATCTCAGTGCTGACAACAAGAATGCGTGCTCCAGCATTGTTTTCAGCGATGTCCTTGGCCATCCGAAGGATGGTACCGCTCGCATAGCAGGGTTGAAAATTCAACATGATTCTCTTGACGGATGATGGTAGGCCAAGCAGCTTCGTAAGATGGTAATCTGCTCCAGGCATGTCCATACCTGAAAGTGAGGAGAATATGAGGTGCGTGATTTGAGATTTTGGTTGCCCCCACTCTTGGATTGCTTTTGATGCTGCTTCCATGGCAAGCTTTGGAACTTGAGCGAAAGCAATTTCTCGACGTGCGTCGAGAGATGGGTCGTCGTAGGTGCTGATGCTGGCGTTCTTCTTAAGAATTTCTTCAGTAAGGACAAAGTGACGTTTCCTTATCATTGACTTCTCACCTGTTGGACCGCTTACAATAACCATCAAACCGTTACAACTAATTAAATCTGACGAACTAGGAGAACTCagatatgtatatatgtcGATGATAAATTTGTACTAAGAAACCAGGAAAAGACAAATTGACTATATAATTGTCTCTTCTTTAACACTAATTACTCAAAATGGTTAGACTTCTTAGACCATGAGAtagatgaatatatatatgagcCATTATTTTCCATGCTATGTATCATCTATGATTACATATTAGTAAGCAGTACACTTACATATTTGCTTGAATTTCCCTTTCAATTGTGTCATGTGCTCACTTTTGGTAACTCTAAAATAGTAATCGGGGTAATCAATCTGAGAAATACAAAACACCGGATTTGCCGTGCCAATGGAAAGGATTGTTGCTGCACTCTGAGCTTGCTTTTGTCTTCCGAAATTCTCTGGTAAAGCCATTGCTGTCAACCTGGTTCCTATATAAGAACTATAACCTGGAAAGTGATGAATAAAGAAATAGTGTACGGCTGATTTATATACCAAGTCTATAGCTGCAGAAGATGTGGATTTCCTTGTAAGCTAGGCTATCAACTTCATCTGTAGGTCTAAAAAAGGAAACAGTGGGGAAACAAAGAGTTGAGCATTcatttttacattaattagTTATGATCTCAGATGCTTAATTTGTCTCATTACCGGCTACACACCTACAAAGACTGGAGGAAGGAACTTTGCCAAATGGttacttcttctttcttcagtTAATGATTATTAGCTGTTTCTCTCCTCATCGATCTTAGTCCaaaggattttttttcctgCATATCTCTAAATAGTATAAAAATGATAGAAAAAGTTGGTGAAACTAGCAAAATATAGAGACACGTATTTAATTAGAATCATATTTAGTTGTTGGGAGTTGATTAGTTTCATGCAAAAGGTTGCTGAGTTTCTCATTTCAGCAACACGTTTTAGTATCATAGTCGATCTTCGTCATACACCCGATGATCTCATCGTTACGCAAATTGACTGACAGAAGTTGAAAGGCAGCCTACCAAATCCCACCATTTCAACCCAAAACATCCAACTACAAAAACAATTGATTAATAGATGATTACAACTCTCATTCACAGATTAATGGCACCAAGCACCAAGGACGTAGTCTAAGCTCCTTGGAAATTGATTCAATTAGTTCAACATCCACAGCTCCAAggtttttatcaaatttgcaACTTCATCTTATCTATAATCAAACACAAGTAAGAAGTACAGAAATCTAAAAAgttaaacaaaaagaatttaCCATGTGTAACGTAATTAAAATTGTGGGGATCCCCTCTGTTAAATGTTAACTTTAGCCCATCGGAAATaatttcatcaatttcagtCCTGTATACTATACtttaataaataatgtaattaaagaaaattaataacttCATTAATAGTTTcgtcaaaaaaaaatttcaccaGCCGTCAAGTATGTTGACATAGTACCTAAAAGTCACtttcaagtttaaaaaaaaaattaaattgatcgTTTATGGCCTCATAGCAAGTAGGTTCAAAATccttttcttctatttttttttttttttttttagaaaatgaaaaagctaATGGACATTTTGGTATTAAAAGGTTGCCAGGATCCAAGTTAATGTAATTTTATTCCAAGATACTAAACCTAAGCTCTTATTCAAAACCCCAGGGTGGCAtaggaattttctttttggtcgtaaaatcaaattttgatattccAAATCTAGAGGCTGtaagtatatataaaaaaatatattttagtagctagaatttgaaattttaacttgGAGGTTTTAAAGTTACATATTCGTTTTCTAAAATGAAATAACTAGAATTTATGGGGTGGTGAGAGAGACCTGTCATTATCTAAATCTGAATcatatgttttttaaaaaagatatgaaattaattgaaaagaaaggaatgtAAACTTCCCTGATAATTCTGTTTCTTCCCAAACAAAATGATACAAATTACAAATGATTGCTGACTAATTGGAAAATATTCAGTCCCATTTTCGTTTTCATCGCtgcttttaatacttttatttattttttactttcgAAAATGAAAGGTAGATAGTGCATTTGTTTATAAAtgcaaataataattttttgaatgattaaaattataattatactaataatttataagaGCATAATCCATGCTTCTACTTTATTATATACAGAACAATATAGATTTATTGCTGCATTTTagtcatttatttatttttaattaattatgcttgtgttttttgtttttttaaaaaataaatataaatagcCAAAACCAAGTATCAAAACTaacaaccaaataaaattttaatttagtattttttttagcGTTTAGCACTTTTGGCTTGTGCTGCTTgtgaatcaaatcaattaaattaatgtgTTATTTTCAGTTCATCCATCCATGAGAACCAATAAGATTTTTCGAGGTTTATCTGAAGGCTTTCTATCAACTATATCATTGGTGAAAAGATGGCAAGAGATTggaaagaatattttattttatgtataaTTTGGATAGCAACTAAGCTAATATAGATGTTAATAGCAAGGTAAAGCATAGGAttaattgtctttttttttctaatgtaTACACTCAATTATAACCATTAACAATTTCTCATGTATAAGAAAAATGTTATTTAACATACACTGTAATAATTCACTGGGTTAGAGACATTCATGAATTCTGAGATTGCATTTATGAATTTGTCTTTAAATTTACGAATTTACTAGAAATACAAGAAATACAGAGACGGAGCAGTCCAAATATCTATAGGCCTACTCCAAGGGCGCCGAATTTAAAGGCCTACCATCCCAAAAAAATGccattttaacttaaaaattggCAACTAAATGAACCACTGAGAGGATGGAAATTAATGCCATTGATGCTGAAATTGCAAAGTATCCTAGAGGCCAATGTTTCATATGACCACAAGGTAGAGAGGATGTCGTTCATGTGTATGCGGAGACATCCACACGAGAAATTCCAAACAGCAACTCTTTCATGAACTCTCACTACAAAAATCCTTGTATTTTCAACGGATTTGCAGCGAATTTCTAACGGAGtatagttaaaatttttaattgcttgTTCCGACGGATTTTCAACGGATTTCCAACAGACTTAtactgaaaatttttcaacGGAATTTTCCGTTGAAAATTTGACTTGTACAATATTTTCAACGgattttcaacgaaaatttttattagaaaTCTGTCGGAACtgtaaactaaaaaaaaaattgtgtaaTATTTACagtttccaacggaattttccgttgaaaatttccaacagaaaattccgttggaaaataaaactttaaaaaaaattttacaatcttTTTACAGTTTCCAAcagatttccaacggaaaattccgttgaaatttccaatggaacataaaactttaaaaaaaattttacaatctttttacagtttccaacggaaattttcgttggaaatccgtTGGAACATATAAAGAGTCGatgatatattaaaaatataactttccaacggaattttcgttgaaaaattctgttggaaatagCCTTTTTAGTGCATAAAAGTGTTAATGATAATTGTAacttccaacggaattttccATTGGAAAATTCCGctggaaataataataatgttaaaaaattatataattaacattttttaaaaattaaaatttttttttcagaaaaatttagatatctctttaAGCAAATACATAGTTATTGAAGTAAAATTTTGGGCTCtgtttaaatatgttttcctttgagtaattttgtataatttttttaacttgaatGAATCATACAATATTGATTAATACAACCAAATTAGGGTAATGttatattattccaaaattgaaaaaaatttctatgtaaaattttatattttataaaaaaccatgataagatataaaaatcatattaaaaagtatatattactttatttacgttttaattgtaattagctaatatatgtaaattaagATTGAAGTTttataataaacttattaatatttgtgcttaaaaaatatcattttattatatctaTGTACTCATGCAATTCTGACCGAGAGCTATAGAAATTAGTcttgatgtatatatatatataaacaattatgatttaagaaaaaaatcgaTAAATAATATGAGATATATTAAATAAGGgtctacatatatatatgtgaggATATAATTTATGTAAGGTTATAGTAAATTGAAGTTTAGATGATTAATGTAATAGGATCCAAATcgcacatatatatatatacacacacttTATAGTTACtataacttgtaatgtcttttaacaCATACACTTtctattatatattatgttacTATAACTtgtaattactattatataaatgagttactaaataatatatatacctttgtttatataaatttacaatatatgAAGTTAACTATCTAAAAAGAAGTTGTgagattaaaatagttttgaaactgaactatttttttaaaatttcatgtaACTAAGAGcaaattcatataattaataaaattataattattaattaaattgtaagATCTTTTAATATCTATACTTTATATACATTAggttaatttaaaaagaatataattacgGCTTTTGTATATACACTATAATACTTATAATACATAtactttataatataaaacttataatgtcttttaacacatacattttatattatatattatgtttttttgcaaaaaatataattactattgtATTATAAAGTAAttactaaataatatatatacttttgtttatataaatttttaatatataaacttaataatttaaaaagaagttgtgagattagaatagttttttTACTtagcaatttttttaaatttcaagtaAGTAAGgacaaattaattcatataatcaataaatttatgattactaattaaattataaggTCTTTTGATAAGtatgttttatataaattcgatttatttaaaaaaacataattactattttttagATACACtataaacattttaatatatatttattttttatttgatattaatattatgaaaatgataattttaatacttataaaatttatatagcaAAATGTGTTTTTAGCACATTAATCCAAAtgttaaatatttatgtaatagtcttttatgttaaaataattaaaaaaggaataaaaattaaaaacccaTCCCAGCCCCTCGACCCCtctgtttcctttttttcttctcttctacTCGGGTGCCACTCCTTCCCTCCTTCCGCCAACTCCTTCACCGGTTGTTCTTCCCCGACCCGCAGCTCTCTCTCTCAAGGCCTTCCTTTTTCAACCGACGACACAAGGCCGAAGCCTCAACTATCTCTAAAACCGACGGCACAGGAACCCAGATCTGGTAGGCTCTCGCTTCTTCCTTTTCCAACCGGCAACACAAGCCCGAAGCCCCAGCTCTCTCTAGAATCAGTGGCACAGCAACCCAGATCTTGTCTCTCTCACTTCTTCCTTTTCCAATCGGTGACACAAGGTCGAATCGCCCTAGCTCTCTCTAGAACTAGCAGCACAGCAACCCAGATATTCTCTCTCTCGCTTCTTCCTTTTGCCGGCGGCAAGCCTGATGCCCCAACACTCTCTCTAAAATCGACGGCACAAACCCCAAACTCTCTAAACTCCCACCGACGGTTGGCATCCCTTCACTCAAAGCTCTATTT from Theobroma cacao cultivar B97-61/B2 chromosome 5, Criollo_cocoa_genome_V2, whole genome shotgun sequence carries:
- the LOC18598875 gene encoding chalcone synthase gives rise to the protein MALPENFGRQKQAQSAATILSIGTANPVFCISQIDYPDYYFRVTKSEHMTQLKGKFKQICEKSMIRKRHFVLTEEILKKNASISTYDDPSLDARREIAFAQVPKLAMEAASKAIQEWGQPKSQITHLIFSSLSGMDMPGADYHLTKLLGLPSSVKRIMLNFQPCYASGTILRMAKDIAENNAGARILVVSTEISIGAFHGPNEHDIASLIGQAIVGDGAAAMIVGADPDVLNERPLFQIVSTAQNIIPGSGGAIEGHVREAGYSIQLSKDVPKLIANNLESCLSEALSPISINDWNSFFWIVHPGGSAILDQIEIKLGLKKEKLLATRHVLSEFGNMSVACVLFILDEMRKKSLEKGKATTGEGLEWGLLIGFGSGITLETVVLRSFPITITHP